Below is a genomic region from Caulobacter rhizosphaerae.
GCGTAGAGGGGAGGAGGCTTGGCGGACCTCGAAGCTCTCGGCGATGAACTCTAGAACGCTGTCGTGGAAGGTGAAGATGAAGTGGCGCAGCGCGGCGTATTGCGACGCGTGGTGATAGGGATGGACCCGATTGGCGCGCTCGAGGTCGGCGATCCAGGCCGAGTTCGTGACCTCGAACGCGGAGAATGGCTCCAGGCCCAGCTTGGCCAGACGGTGCCCCGAGATGGCCTCCTCGTTGGGCGGGCCGAAGAGATGCGCCCGGCAGAAGGGGACCTTGAGCACCGCCAGGGGCTCGTTCTCGGAGTCCTGTTCCACGACGCGGATCGTCGATCCGTCCCAGTCCGGCTCGTAAGTCTGCAGCAGGTAGCAGACGAACAACGTCTGTTCGTCCGCCACCAGGCTGGGCAGAGGCGCGCCGACCGAAGATTGCGGCACGTCGAGGCGGACCAGCGCCTCCTTGGACTTGCCGAACATCAACCAGCCCTCGTGAAGACGGCCATCTGGGTCGGCGCGCCGAGCGTCTCGTCGCGCTTGCCGATGTCGTCGTAGGCGACCGTGTAGCCGTGGGCGGACGCCACGCCTTCGGCCCAGGCGCGGAACTGCGCCCGCGTCCACTCGAACCGGTGGTCCGGATGGCGGAAGGCGCCGGCGGTCAGGTTCGGGAAGAGGGCGTTGTACTCGGCGTTCGGCGTAGTCACGACCACGGTCCTGGGCCCCGCCGCGCCGAACACCACCTTCTGCAAGGCGGGCAGGCGGTCGGCGTCCAGATGTTCGATCACCTCGACCAGGGCTGCGGCGTCGACATCCTCCCAGCGACGATCGCGGTAGGTGACCGAGCCGTGCAGCAGGGTGACCCGACCTTCGGGCGGACCGCCGGCCAGGTGCAGCTTCAGCCGCTTGGCCGCCCATTCCAAGTCGCGGGCGGCGGCGTCGACGCCGATCAGGCGCTCGACCCAGCGTTCGCGCACCAGGCGCTGCAGCAGCTTGCCCTCGCCGCAGCCGAGGTCGGCGATCGCCTTGGCGCCGCTGGCGCGCAGGGCCTCGGCGACGGCGGCCATCCGTTCGTCGTTGAGGCGCAGCGGCGCTTCCAGCGCATCCTCGGCGCCGGGCTTGCGTTCAGCCGGATCGACGGCCTCGTCGCGGGTCTCGGGCGCCAGGCGCTCCAGAGCGTCGCGGGCCAGGGCCTTGCGATGGATCAGGTAGCGGCGGACGATCAGGTCGCGGGCCGGATGGGCTTCCAGCCAGCCCTCGCCGCGCCGCATCAGCTTCTCCACCTCGTCGTCGCCGACCCAGTAGTGCTTGTCGTCGTCCAGCACCGGGATCAGCACATAGAGGTGGTTCAGCAGGTCGCGCAGGCGCGCGGTCGCCGACAGGCGCAGGGTCACGTAGCGCGACGGCGCGCCGTCCGCGCCGGCCACGCCCTCGACGTCGACGGTCCAGCCCAGCGGCTCGAACAGCTGGCGCACCAGGGCCTCGCCGCCCCGCGCGGGCAGGGGCGTGACGACGGCCTCCAGGGGGATCGCGCTCTGCGCCAGTTCTGGCCGCTCGCGCGAGGTCCCGGTCATGGCCGTGCGCAGGGCGCGGGCCAGGGCCACGGACAGGAAGGACGAGGCGGCGTAGGGGCGGTCGTTGACGTACTGGTCCAGCAGGCCGTCGCCCCGGCCCTTGCCACGCACCAGGCCGACGGGATCGACGTCCAGCATCAGGGCCGCCTCGCAGCGATCCTCGCCGACCTGCGGATAGAAGACGTGCGCCTTGCCGAACGGCAGCTCGGTCTCGTGCACGCGGCCGGGGTGCTTGTGCAGCAGGAAGCCCAGGTCGGTGGCGGGGCGATGGGTGGTGGCGATCGACAGGAACATCGGAGGCTTTCGGACGGGCGTTCAGTCTTCAGAAGGGGAGTCTTCGGCCGGGTCGAGCTGGTCGTACTCGCCCGGCCGAAGACCGGTCAGTCGGTAGATGAGCAGCCAGGCCTCGACGGCGGCGGCGACCGGACCGGGAACCGGCAAGCCCGCGAACCAGCGGGATACCGAGGACCGGTCCACCCCCAGGGTTTCGGCGAGCCGGGACATCCAGCCCCGCTCGCCGAAAAGGGTGATCGCCGCCTGCCGCAAGGCCTCCGGGCTCATCCTAGCGAACCTCCGCCGTCAGGCGTTCGTGCTCGCGGATGAAGCCCAGGACGGCCTCGGAGAAGCCGTCAACATGGACCCAGTTCGGGCCGTAGCCGACGCCGTTCCGGGCGCTGGCGACGTTGACCATATAGGCCTTGGCCGCCTTCGGGGCCGGAACCCGGTCGTGGGACTGCTCGTCGGTCACCACGATCAGCCGGTCGTGGGCCAGGGCGTTGATCTTTTCGATCGCCTGGCCCAGTTCCGTGCCGCCGTGGGGCTGCGAGCGGATCACCACGTCGACCCCCGCCATGCCCCGACGGGGCGGGACTTCCTTCACCGCGTTGGAGAAGGTGAAGACCCGCACCTCGCCCGGCACGATCGAGGCCAGGGTGGCGGCCGCGTCCATCCGGGTCAGGTCCGACCGGGCCGACAGACGGGCGTCCATCGAGCCGGAGACGTCGACCAGAATGATCGTCCGCCCATCGAAGACCGCGCCTTCCAGCACGGTCTCGGCCAGCGCCTGGTCGAGCCAGGGCTCGAACCGCGGCGCGGCCCGGGCGGCCGCCACGTAGCGGAAGGGCAGGACCCGTTCCGCGCCGCGCCGCGCCAGGATGGCGTCCTTGACCAGGGCCTCGTCGACGCCGGCCTGATCCATGTTCCGGAGGTTCCGGAGCAAGGCCAGGTAGCCCAGCTTCTTCTCGGCCAGCAGGCGCTGGAAGGTTTCGCGCTTGTCCGCGCCGCCCGAGAGCGCGACCTCCCAGGTGTCCGGCGCCGTCAGCGTGCGGTCGGCGACCTGCTTCCACAGGGCCGCCTGCGCCTCGTCCTTCGGCTTGGCGTGGACCAGGAACAGCACGTCGCGCAGCTTCACCGGACCCTCGCGGTCGTACTTGGCCAGCTGATAGGCGTCGAACTTGCCGAAGGCGGCCGCGAGGCCCTTCTTCGTCTGCTTGCTCAGCGGCCGCCGGCCATGGCGCCAGTAGAGCGCCAGGAACTCGGTGATTTCGTCGGCGCGCTGGATCACCCGCTCGAT
It encodes:
- a CDS encoding 3' terminal RNA ribose 2'-O-methyltransferase Hen1, with protein sequence MFLSIATTHRPATDLGFLLHKHPGRVHETELPFGKAHVFYPQVGEDRCEAALMLDVDPVGLVRGKGRGDGLLDQYVNDRPYAASSFLSVALARALRTAMTGTSRERPELAQSAIPLEAVVTPLPARGGEALVRQLFEPLGWTVDVEGVAGADGAPSRYVTLRLSATARLRDLLNHLYVLIPVLDDDKHYWVGDDEVEKLMRRGEGWLEAHPARDLIVRRYLIHRKALARDALERLAPETRDEAVDPAERKPGAEDALEAPLRLNDERMAAVAEALRASGAKAIADLGCGEGKLLQRLVRERWVERLIGVDAAARDLEWAAKRLKLHLAGGPPEGRVTLLHGSVTYRDRRWEDVDAAALVEVIEHLDADRLPALQKVVFGAAGPRTVVVTTPNAEYNALFPNLTAGAFRHPDHRFEWTRAQFRAWAEGVASAHGYTVAYDDIGKRDETLGAPTQMAVFTRAG
- a CDS encoding vWA domain-containing protein yields the protein MRFNIFAKRPDVTFEGAPAVVLTAEQQLRRSVLSCLLWEDEFYEDGLAIADRIAALASAVAPQVTADLAIEARETFKLRHAPLMLLCALTRTGSGTPLVAQTIERVIQRADEITEFLALYWRHGRRPLSKQTKKGLAAAFGKFDAYQLAKYDREGPVKLRDVLFLVHAKPKDEAQAALWKQVADRTLTAPDTWEVALSGGADKRETFQRLLAEKKLGYLALLRNLRNMDQAGVDEALVKDAILARRGAERVLPFRYVAAARAAPRFEPWLDQALAETVLEGAVFDGRTIILVDVSGSMDARLSARSDLTRMDAAATLASIVPGEVRVFTFSNAVKEVPPRRGMAGVDVVIRSQPHGGTELGQAIEKINALAHDRLIVVTDEQSHDRVPAPKAAKAYMVNVASARNGVGYGPNWVHVDGFSEAVLGFIREHERLTAEVR